DNA from Ziziphus jujuba cultivar Dongzao chromosome 2, ASM3175591v1:
GATTTAATTGTAATCATCGTTAATGGGTTCAAATGGCTTTACTCATTTCTTTATCGGAAAGTTTAGTTAGTcgatgttattattgttgtttttgctTTATAGtatgatttttcattattaaatttaattattatatactctgtaagaaaaaaaaaagtacttaattttaattgattggatAACATATAATTCTTACTTAATGCTGAAAACTTATTATAGATGTATCAAATCCTAAACATTATCATTTGTCagactaaaattttaattttaactaattaattggGATGATATCCTAAAAAACTTCAAAGTAAACACATTATTCTAAGTGGATATATAAACCCTTATCATATAAAATAGAGGCATTTATAACATTTGAATGGATGTATGTGAAAGCCAAGCATGAGCGGCTACTAAGTTCAAGGTAGCAGGGACATCGAGTAACCTAAACGCACGCCTTACTAGTTGAGTGGGCATCAAGTGCCTCACTAAAGTAAAAAACGAAGCACTTTTCTAAGCACTTTTCTATCGCTTGGAAGCTCTCTTGGATTTAGCAAgaccttttttattatattgtccttattttatatatatatatatatatattgtctatCTCATTCTGTAATAcaactatgaaaaaaaaaaaaaaaaaaaactctgcatTTTGTGCATGCTTAGCTATTTGATATGAAATGTGCTCTCAAGAATGACtttttttgttatgaaaataataataataatgatgtatGCCTCTATTTTCCACttcatagaaaaagaaaaaaaaaaattctgatttcCACTTTCCCATCTGAAACAAAGACACTGTGTTGTGTGCTAAAACTGAAAAAGGAAACCCACTACCTCCTGACGAACTCTCTCTTtgccattttatattttaaaaatctaataatactACTTTACTTTGGTATATAATCCAATAGCGGTTAAATCATTCTACAATGAtataataaaagttttaaaGTCAAATATAGTATAAccaaattgtatttatttatttgttaacacCCAAAATTTTATCACGGTCTTCTATAAAAAGCTTCCTATTCAAAATCTcacttattttataattttaatatttcaacttGAACAACAAGTTCTAACCActctaataatattcaattctgATTCGTTATCTCTGTCATTAATTTTACAAATCCAGGTTTCCACTCCGTacaaaaagatatatttttttaaaaaaattcaaataaaaaaagtgatttATAATTCAACCATCCAAGACATATGCACTTTTtgtaaagctaaaaaaaaataaagtgaataaataaaatgtaaggtTAAAGAAAAGAATACTCGAGGTGACAATTCATAAAAGGAGCTAATTTTCTCACCATCTTCCAACAAGtcccttcttttattttttggctctcTGTTTTCACTTTCACCAGCTCACAGAAACATGAACGTTCATTTCCTGCTTTTCTTCTACTTCGTCTTCTTCATTCTCTCGTCTCTCAATgtaaaaaagattaattaaccAGACACTTTCcatgtcttcttcttcatcaaatgctttttttttttctttttttttcatgatttaacactgtttgttttcttctttttcaggtTTCACCAGCCAGAGACATTTATCGTGGGCCTCAGACCAACCCATTCTCGCCCAAAGCCTACGCTATTCGCTACTGGAACAGGCACATTTCGGATTCCCGACCCGAACCACCGGGTTTCCTCATCTCCAAAGCTTCTCCTCTCAACGCAATCGATTCAACTTTCTTCGCTAACCTAACATTTCACAACTCGCTTTCTTCATATATCCATTCCTTCTGTTCATTAGCCAATCTCTTCTGCTCTTTCGATGACCATGAGTCCGCCGAAAAACCGCATAGTGGCAGCGCAGGTGGTGGTGGCAGAGACTCTAATTTCGCCGTCTATTCCAACAAGAACTTCGCCGAGTATGGAAGTTCCCGACGTGGCGGTGCCGACTCGTTCAAGAACTATTCCGATGGGTTGAACTCGCCCAACGACTCCTTCAAGAAGTACAGCCGAAGCTCAACGTCCCACGCCGAGCAATTCACCAACTACGCTACCGATTCCAACGTAGCCACCGCCGATTTCGCCGCTTACGGATCCCAATCCACCGGTGGTTCCGGCGAGTTCAGCAACTACCACCGGCGAGTCAATGTTCCGAATCTCCAGTTCACTTCCTACGATTCCGACGCTAAAGGTCACAGATTGAATTTCGCGACCTATAGCGACGATACCAATTCGGGTTCCGAAACGTTCATTAGCTACGGAAAGAACGGCAATGGCGATCCGAGCGAGTTCATCGGCTACGCCGAGAATGCCAACATAGTCGGATCGGGCTTCACCGGCTACGGAGAGTCCGGAAATGGAGCGAACGATTCGTTTAAGGGATACGGGTTGTTGGGTAACAACCCGCATAGCAATTTCAAAGGCTACGGGCTTGGCGGGAATTCAGGGATCGATAGCTTCTCGAATTATAGGAACGGAGCGAACGTCGGCGACGATTCGTTTCAGTCCTACGCGAGGAATTCGAATTCTGGGAAAGTGAGTTTCGTGAACTACGGGAAATCGTTCAGCCTCGGGAACGATTCGTTCAAAGAGTACGGGAAAGGGTCGGTGGGTCGGACCACAGTCGGGTTCCAATCCTACAGTTTGGGTCGCACATTCAAAGACTATAACAAAAAGGGTCTCACATTCTCAGAATACAACAATTTCAGTACTCAAGCGGCAGTGAAAGAGAGTGGTAGATTCGTGAATAAACGAGTTGAACCGGGCAAATTCTTCAGAGAGTCTGAATTGAAGCAAGGAAAAGTGATGGTCATGCCGGACATTAGAGACAGAATGCCCAAAAGGTCGTTTTTGCCCCGAACTATCCTGTCGAAATTACCGTTTTCGACATCGAAGATTTCGGAGCTTAACGAAATCTTCGACGCGCGAGAGAACTCGGCCATGCAGCGCGTGATAACCAACGCGCTGACCGAGTGTGAGAGAAGCCCGAGCCGTGGAGAGACGAAACGATGCGTTGGTTCGCTTGAAGATATGGTCGATTTCGCCGTCACGGTCTTGGGCCGTAATGTGGTGGTACGAACCACAGCGAACGTAAACGGGTCAAAGCGAAAGGTGATGATCGGAAAAGTCAAAGGAGTCAACGGTGGAAACGTTACGAAATCGGTTTCGTGTCATCAAAGTCTGTACCCGTACTTATTGTATTATTGCCACTCGGTGCCGAGAGTTAGAGTCTATGAGGCCGACATTCATGATGCAATGAGCAACATGAAGATCAATCACGGTGTAGCCATCTGTCATCTTGACACGTCATCGTGGAGCCCATTGCACGGTGCTTTCGTGGCATTGGGATCCAGTCCGGGACAAATCGAAGTCTGCCATT
Protein-coding regions in this window:
- the LOC107418399 gene encoding polygalacturonase 1 beta-like protein 3, with protein sequence MNVHFLLFFYFVFFILSSLNVSPARDIYRGPQTNPFSPKAYAIRYWNRHISDSRPEPPGFLISKASPLNAIDSTFFANLTFHNSLSSYIHSFCSLANLFCSFDDHESAEKPHSGSAGGGGRDSNFAVYSNKNFAEYGSSRRGGADSFKNYSDGLNSPNDSFKKYSRSSTSHAEQFTNYATDSNVATADFAAYGSQSTGGSGEFSNYHRRVNVPNLQFTSYDSDAKGHRLNFATYSDDTNSGSETFISYGKNGNGDPSEFIGYAENANIVGSGFTGYGESGNGANDSFKGYGLLGNNPHSNFKGYGLGGNSGIDSFSNYRNGANVGDDSFQSYARNSNSGKVSFVNYGKSFSLGNDSFKEYGKGSVGRTTVGFQSYSLGRTFKDYNKKGLTFSEYNNFSTQAAVKESGRFVNKRVEPGKFFRESELKQGKVMVMPDIRDRMPKRSFLPRTILSKLPFSTSKISELNEIFDARENSAMQRVITNALTECERSPSRGETKRCVGSLEDMVDFAVTVLGRNVVVRTTANVNGSKRKVMIGKVKGVNGGNVTKSVSCHQSLYPYLLYYCHSVPRVRVYEADIHDAMSNMKINHGVAICHLDTSSWSPLHGAFVALGSSPGQIEVCHWIFENDMSWTTTD